The following proteins are co-located in the Ketogulonicigenium robustum genome:
- a CDS encoding ABC transporter substrate-binding protein, giving the protein MSYHWKTTLSALAIAAAFALPASAQEGRTLVMALSGDVTTLDPHMTASIGTDLSIASHIYPSLVWRGPDMALHANAAESWEAVDDHTWLFHLNPAAKFINGEALDAAAVKANVERVTNPELNSRIASWFGNITEVNVIDAQTVEFKTGTPYPALADQLSMFFLLPPQWMSDVNPALETTSGGPYVMSDRVPGSSITLTANPDYWGPAPQFDRVEIKIIPEDAARVAALRAGEVDFADKIPVSEVASLDAEANLVAGSVPATRTTFLKINTEKPPMDSLELRQALNYAVDKEAITDALFEGMANVANCQILTSQYFGYNPDLQPYPYDPEKAIELLAASGVDLSQPIELEVPVGTYLQGEEVAQAVQSMLMDVGLNVNIVEMSFGAYQDKHIKAHDVGRLSLLSYAWPTIDADGLLGLAEAGNPYDFWGNSEFSEYLHEGRATTDPAERQAAYDKATELMCEQAPFVFLYEQPVTYATSTDVHWNARGDDWKRAMDFDAE; this is encoded by the coding sequence ATGTCTTATCATTGGAAAACGACCCTGTCAGCGCTTGCCATTGCCGCCGCCTTTGCGCTGCCCGCCAGCGCGCAAGAGGGGCGGACACTGGTTATGGCCCTGTCGGGCGATGTCACGACGCTTGACCCGCATATGACGGCGTCGATCGGCACCGACCTTAGCATCGCTAGCCACATCTATCCGTCGCTGGTCTGGCGCGGCCCCGACATGGCGCTGCACGCTAACGCGGCTGAAAGCTGGGAAGCGGTGGACGATCACACATGGCTGTTCCACCTGAACCCCGCCGCCAAGTTCATCAACGGCGAGGCGCTGGACGCCGCCGCCGTGAAGGCCAACGTCGAGCGTGTGACCAACCCCGAGTTGAACTCGCGCATTGCCAGCTGGTTCGGCAATATCACCGAGGTAAATGTTATCGACGCGCAGACGGTCGAATTCAAAACCGGCACGCCTTACCCCGCGCTGGCCGATCAGCTGTCGATGTTCTTCCTGTTGCCTCCGCAATGGATGAGCGATGTGAATCCCGCGTTGGAAACCACCTCGGGCGGGCCCTACGTCATGTCCGACCGCGTGCCGGGCAGCAGCATCACGCTGACCGCGAATCCCGATTACTGGGGCCCCGCGCCGCAATTCGACCGCGTCGAGATCAAGATCATTCCCGAGGATGCCGCCCGCGTGGCCGCCCTGCGTGCGGGCGAGGTCGACTTTGCCGACAAGATTCCCGTGTCCGAGGTGGCAAGCCTTGACGCCGAGGCCAATCTGGTCGCCGGTTCCGTGCCCGCCACGCGCACGACCTTCTTGAAGATCAACACCGAGAAGCCGCCGATGGACAGCCTCGAGCTGCGTCAGGCGCTGAACTATGCGGTCGACAAGGAAGCGATCACCGATGCGCTGTTCGAAGGCATGGCCAATGTGGCAAACTGCCAAATTCTGACCTCGCAATACTTCGGCTACAACCCCGACCTGCAGCCCTATCCGTACGACCCCGAAAAGGCGATCGAACTGCTGGCGGCCTCGGGCGTCGACCTGTCGCAGCCGATCGAACTGGAAGTGCCGGTCGGAACCTATCTGCAGGGCGAAGAAGTGGCGCAGGCCGTGCAGTCCATGCTGATGGATGTGGGCTTGAACGTGAACATCGTCGAGATGTCCTTCGGCGCTTATCAAGACAAGCACATCAAGGCACATGATGTGGGCCGTCTTTCGCTGCTGTCCTATGCGTGGCCGACCATCGATGCCGACGGTCTGCTGGGTCTGGCCGAAGCCGGCAACCCTTATGATTTCTGGGGTAATTCCGAATTCAGCGAATACCTGCATGAAGGCCGTGCGACCACCGACCCTGCCGAACGTCAGGCCGCCTATGACAAAGCGACCGAGCTGATGTGCGAGCAGGCGCCGTTCGTCTTCCTGTACGAGCAGCCCGTCACCTATGCGACCAGCACGGATGTGCATTGGAATGCCCGCGGCGACGATTGGAAGCGCGCGATGGACTTTGACGCCGAATAA